One genomic segment of uncultured Ilyobacter sp. includes these proteins:
- a CDS encoding energy transducer TonB, with product MKSLVISVFLHTALLYSIVLMNSNKLKLEPVGTRVAVSIVNTLSKRNPSTGSKKSVQNIKKGNTDNTVPKETFVQKNKETVKNPEKIAEHKKNPLEQTKDKKNISEPSSKTQKINESSHGKPHGNSDKGETKEGTTGKNENRITESDDGIGVGFDKLSDGSIVAKNQGVAGLKYGFISSPDPDYPAIAKKLGFDGEILVKVRMLVGENGSVEEIKFYNQKDKFGFTDEVRKTLKNWRLTPVRVGDRNVKMYLFKTFRFKLEN from the coding sequence ATGAAGAGTTTGGTGATTTCAGTCTTTTTGCACACAGCACTTTTGTACTCAATCGTACTTATGAATTCAAATAAATTAAAATTAGAACCTGTGGGGACTCGGGTTGCCGTAAGCATAGTTAACACTCTCAGCAAACGGAATCCATCCACAGGTAGTAAAAAATCTGTCCAAAACATAAAAAAAGGAAATACAGACAATACTGTTCCAAAAGAGACCTTTGTACAAAAAAACAAAGAAACGGTCAAAAATCCGGAAAAAATCGCTGAGCATAAAAAGAACCCGCTAGAACAGACAAAAGATAAAAAAAATATCTCCGAACCTTCTAGTAAGACCCAGAAGATCAATGAATCGTCTCATGGAAAACCTCATGGCAATTCAGATAAGGGCGAGACAAAGGAGGGCACCACAGGAAAAAATGAGAACAGAATAACCGAATCCGACGACGGAATAGGCGTGGGGTTTGACAAGCTTTCAGATGGGAGTATAGTGGCAAAAAACCAAGGGGTTGCTGGACTAAAATATGGTTTTATATCGAGTCCCGACCCAGATTATCCGGCAATTGCCAAAAAACTTGGATTTGACGGTGAGATTCTTGTGAAGGTGAGGATGCTGGTGGGTGAAAACGGGAGTGTAGAGGAGATTAAGTTTTATAATCAGAAAGATAAATTTGGATTTACCGACGAAGTGAGAAAAACTCTCAAAAACTGGAGGCTCACACCGGTAAGAGTAGGGGATAGAAATGTAAAAATGTACCTCTTTAAGACTTTCAGATTCAAATTAGAAAACTGA
- a CDS encoding response regulator: MSRRILIVDDDPTICRELQKELKRNFFPTYVAGNSKDAFEILNKNKIDIILLDIFMPDIDGLDMLEKVKSKWPSIEVIIITGYSSQDVAIKALRRGAIDYLEKPINYEELTTSIGRAMEKITEKADLTYRHTILLVDDDKSATKRLSRILTKEGYEVFTANDGREGLRIINNNKIDILIADIEMPIMGGIELLEKVKKFQKDIEVIVMTGFGDESLAIEALRKGAINYLRKPIDLDEVLIAIEQAVERIILYRNQLYRDRELKINSQIVSKINEELERRIEERTLEITQVQSQLFQTAKLATLGEMAAGLAHELNQPLAGMSLCTTNMKKLKQRDLLTDSEIDETIENIEGLIKRMSKIIVHIRTFARQDLQKFKPTDINESAENALNLMEEQLRLNNIEIKRNFGFGIPQINGEPYQIEQIVINALSNAKDALNQKESSGAVDITGWRKCIEIKTSLVNEWASIDIIDNGMGMSKEVKEKIFEPFYTTKEVGKATGLGLSISYGIIESHKGRIDVSTEEGKGTTMSIRLPIITREEGYEE; encoded by the coding sequence ATGTCAAGAAGAATACTCATCGTCGATGACGATCCCACTATATGCAGAGAACTCCAAAAGGAACTGAAAAGAAATTTTTTTCCTACCTATGTGGCTGGAAACTCAAAGGATGCATTTGAAATATTAAATAAAAATAAAATTGATATTATACTTCTTGATATATTCATGCCGGATATTGATGGTCTGGATATGCTAGAAAAAGTAAAATCAAAGTGGCCGTCTATAGAAGTAATAATTATCACGGGATACAGCTCCCAGGATGTGGCTATAAAGGCTCTCAGAAGAGGTGCCATAGATTATCTAGAAAAACCCATCAACTATGAGGAACTCACTACCTCTATAGGGCGGGCCATGGAAAAAATAACGGAAAAAGCCGACCTGACCTACAGACACACTATACTTCTAGTAGATGACGACAAAAGTGCAACCAAGAGATTGTCTAGAATACTGACCAAAGAGGGGTACGAGGTCTTTACCGCAAACGATGGCAGAGAGGGTCTCAGGATCATAAACAACAATAAAATCGATATTCTAATAGCAGATATAGAGATGCCTATTATGGGCGGGATAGAGTTGCTGGAAAAGGTTAAAAAATTTCAAAAGGATATAGAGGTTATTGTTATGACAGGATTTGGAGACGAAAGCCTGGCGATAGAAGCCCTCAGAAAAGGTGCTATAAATTACCTCAGAAAACCTATAGATCTAGATGAAGTCCTTATCGCAATAGAACAGGCAGTAGAGAGAATAATTCTCTACAGAAATCAGCTGTACCGTGACAGAGAGCTCAAAATAAACTCCCAGATAGTGTCAAAGATAAACGAGGAGTTAGAAAGAAGAATAGAGGAGAGAACCCTTGAGATAACCCAGGTCCAGAGTCAGTTGTTTCAGACTGCGAAACTAGCCACACTGGGAGAGATGGCCGCGGGACTAGCCCACGAACTGAACCAGCCCCTCGCAGGGATGTCCCTCTGCACCACAAATATGAAAAAATTGAAGCAGAGGGATCTTTTGACGGATTCTGAAATAGATGAAACCATTGAGAATATAGAGGGCCTCATAAAGAGGATGTCAAAAATTATTGTACACATCAGAACCTTTGCCAGGCAGGATCTACAGAAGTTTAAGCCTACAGATATAAATGAAAGTGCGGAAAACGCACTGAATCTTATGGAGGAGCAGCTGAGGCTAAACAATATTGAGATTAAAAGAAATTTTGGTTTTGGTATCCCACAGATAAACGGAGAACCTTATCAGATAGAACAAATAGTAATAAACGCACTGTCAAATGCCAAAGATGCCCTGAACCAGAAGGAGAGTTCTGGTGCAGTGGATATTACAGGGTGGAGAAAGTGCATAGAGATAAAAACATCACTGGTAAATGAGTGGGCATCCATTGATATCATTGACAACGGTATGGGAATGTCCAAAGAAGTAAAAGAAAAAATATTTGAACCATTTTATACTACCAAGGAAGTTGGAAAAGCAACTGGATTAGGATTATCCATCAGTTATGGAATCATAGAGAGTCATAAGGGGCGGATAGACGTATCAACTGAAGAGGGTAAAGGCACAACAATGTCTATCAGATTACCTATAATTACAAGAGAGGAAGGGTATGAAGAATAA
- a CDS encoding TonB-dependent receptor, protein MKKKMLLGAFLICAAAAMGAEEDFFQEESIVTTRLEESVITSERFETTARNTPKNTTIITRKDIEKKGAKDVVEALKGVPGINAKNGFGSGSVDIRGQGDTQISNILILVDGVPQNSLDLSGSRIKNIAIQNVERIEVIPSGGTVLYGDGAVGGVVNIITRSKVSNEGYGSVSMESGSDGMFNYGASYSGKTSDNLMINLSYFDNNKDGYRENGDYDTKNFEVGGKYLISETESILFKYARNEEDYGMPGSLTKAEVDIDRTQADSSVEYGTNDVDSYTLSGNKAITDNLEFLMDFNYKEGDSYFKNDGGIYTYDRTDDTKQLTVKPMLKFTYAEDSYLIGGFSYLNGETVTEYPDFNLSSKYEKEAKGYFLLNKYTWNKFQFTQGYRHEDTEYEFSDGAEFLNDKDYNNRAAELAVNYLYSNTGSTFISFNKGFRTAKTDELYSESADNILDPQTFETIEFGVKDYIFNSYISTSIFKTLTENEIFYNKQNPLGSQNENIDGETERVGLEIFAEQYLGKFTLRESFTYIDHEIKDGVYKGKEIPGVSSHQYSIGGTYDYNSNLSFNTDLNYYGSAYASADFDNSVGKLDSYITVDFKVSYDFKNGLFLYGGIDNIFGEEYYEYVGYTTASGYTDNKSYYPAAERTYYVGAKYNF, encoded by the coding sequence ATGAAGAAAAAAATGTTATTGGGAGCTTTTCTGATCTGTGCTGCAGCTGCAATGGGAGCAGAAGAGGATTTTTTTCAGGAGGAAAGTATAGTAACCACAAGACTGGAAGAGAGTGTTATAACTTCAGAAAGATTTGAAACTACAGCGAGAAATACACCCAAAAATACCACTATTATTACCAGAAAAGATATCGAGAAAAAAGGTGCAAAAGATGTTGTTGAAGCTTTGAAAGGAGTACCTGGAATCAATGCCAAAAATGGTTTCGGAAGTGGTTCTGTGGATATTCGAGGTCAGGGTGACACTCAGATTTCTAATATATTGATTCTTGTAGATGGGGTCCCACAAAATTCTTTAGATTTGTCAGGATCAAGAATAAAAAATATAGCAATACAAAATGTTGAGAGAATTGAGGTTATTCCTTCAGGTGGAACTGTTCTTTACGGTGATGGTGCCGTAGGTGGAGTTGTAAATATTATTACACGTTCAAAGGTTTCAAATGAAGGTTATGGTAGTGTGTCTATGGAATCAGGATCAGATGGGATGTTTAATTACGGAGCTTCTTACTCAGGAAAAACTTCTGATAATCTCATGATTAATTTAAGTTATTTTGATAATAATAAAGACGGTTATAGGGAAAACGGAGACTATGATACAAAAAACTTTGAAGTTGGAGGGAAATATCTTATATCAGAAACTGAAAGTATTTTATTTAAATATGCAAGGAATGAAGAGGACTATGGCATGCCAGGGTCCCTGACCAAAGCAGAGGTGGATATAGACAGGACACAGGCCGACAGTTCGGTAGAATACGGGACAAATGATGTAGATTCTTATACTCTGTCTGGTAATAAAGCTATAACCGACAACTTAGAATTTCTTATGGATTTCAACTATAAAGAAGGAGATTCATATTTTAAAAATGATGGAGGTATATATACTTACGATAGAACAGACGACACAAAACAGCTTACAGTTAAGCCTATGTTGAAATTCACCTATGCTGAAGACAGTTATCTAATTGGTGGATTTAGTTATTTAAATGGAGAAACTGTAACTGAGTATCCTGATTTTAATTTAAGCAGTAAATATGAAAAAGAAGCCAAAGGGTATTTTTTATTGAACAAATACACATGGAATAAGTTTCAGTTTACCCAGGGCTATAGGCATGAAGATACTGAATATGAATTTTCAGATGGTGCAGAATTTTTAAACGACAAAGATTATAACAACAGAGCAGCTGAATTGGCTGTAAATTATCTTTATTCTAATACAGGAAGTACATTTATAAGTTTTAATAAGGGATTTAGAACTGCTAAAACAGATGAACTTTATAGTGAATCAGCAGATAATATTTTAGACCCTCAAACATTTGAAACAATTGAATTTGGAGTAAAAGATTATATCTTTAATTCTTATATAAGCACCAGTATATTTAAAACTCTAACTGAAAATGAAATTTTTTATAACAAGCAAAATCCTTTAGGAAGTCAAAATGAAAATATAGATGGTGAAACTGAAAGAGTAGGTTTAGAAATTTTTGCCGAGCAATATTTGGGTAAATTTACTTTAAGAGAATCATTTACTTATATAGATCATGAAATTAAAGACGGAGTATACAAAGGAAAGGAAATTCCAGGAGTTTCTTCACATCAATATTCAATCGGTGGAACTTATGATTATAACAGCAATCTTTCCTTTAATACAGATCTGAACTATTATGGTAGTGCTTATGCTTCAGCTGACTTTGATAATAGTGTAGGCAAACTAGATTCTTATATAACAGTTGATTTTAAGGTTAGTTATGACTTTAAAAATGGTTTATTTCTTTATGGTGGGATAGATAATATATTTGGTGAAGAGTATTATGAATATGTCGGTTATACTACTGCTTCAGGATATACAGATAACAAAAGTTACTACCCTGCTGCGGAAAGAACCTATTATGTGGGAGCAAAATACAACTTCTAA
- a CDS encoding HD domain-containing phosphohydrolase: protein MTNMNQTFFETTITIVILLLVIIIGIITFSLFIPASKLYKAAQAVSEGDYTHHVIGSKGREFYPVIKEFNNMTEKIRIRDEELKLLHKKLKENNEDLEIMVTNRTSELRLTQDITIRSLAHLAETRDNETGSHIFRTQHYIETLAESLKENPKFSEELTSKNIELIFKSAPLHDIGKVGIPDSILLKSSRLTKEEFEMMKKHTIYGRETLEKSEKFIGNKSFLYFAKEIAYSHHEKWDGSGYPEGLAGTDIPLSGRIMALADVYDALVSQRPYKKAFTHEEAVRIILEGDGRTSPEHFDPDILAAFSKIHHKFDEIHRNHPDE, encoded by the coding sequence ATGACAAATATGAATCAAACTTTTTTTGAAACTACTATCACAATTGTAATACTACTTTTAGTCATTATTATTGGTATTATAACCTTCAGCCTCTTCATTCCAGCTTCAAAGCTCTACAAGGCCGCTCAGGCAGTTTCCGAAGGAGACTATACTCATCATGTTATCGGATCCAAAGGGAGAGAATTCTACCCTGTGATCAAGGAATTCAACAATATGACTGAAAAAATAAGGATAAGAGATGAGGAGTTAAAATTACTTCATAAAAAACTGAAAGAAAATAATGAAGATCTGGAAATTATGGTAACTAACAGAACCAGTGAACTGAGGTTAACCCAAGATATCACAATCAGGAGTCTTGCCCACTTAGCCGAAACTAGAGATAACGAAACAGGAAGTCATATTTTCAGGACTCAGCATTATATAGAAACACTGGCAGAATCCCTTAAGGAAAATCCAAAATTTTCAGAAGAACTAACATCAAAAAATATTGAATTAATATTTAAATCTGCTCCTTTACATGACATTGGAAAAGTAGGAATACCTGACAGCATCCTCTTAAAATCCAGCAGACTTACAAAAGAGGAATTTGAGATGATGAAAAAACACACTATTTACGGCAGGGAAACCCTTGAAAAGTCTGAAAAATTCATTGGAAATAAGTCATTTTTGTATTTTGCCAAGGAGATCGCATATTCCCACCATGAAAAGTGGGACGGTTCAGGATATCCAGAAGGACTAGCCGGAACCGATATCCCATTATCAGGTAGAATTATGGCTCTAGCTGATGTCTATGATGCATTGGTCAGTCAAAGACCATATAAAAAAGCATTCACTCACGAGGAGGCAGTTAGAATAATATTAGAAGGAGATGGCAGAACTTCTCCAGAACATTTTGACCCCGATATACTTGCTGCATTTTCCAAAATCCATCATAAGTTCGATGAAATCCACAGAAATCATCCTGATGAATAG
- a CDS encoding ABC transporter substrate-binding protein, which translates to MKKIFLLLCFVIILFTGCRPYKEPIRIAINNWPPCELWYIAEKQGYFGDTPVEIIKFSTWSDSINSLYAGKTDLAHSTYLNTIEKAYKGEDAKIILSSSRIDGADGLVVKNYIEDLKELKGKKIAVEIGTDEHFLLYKSFEKIGISDKDVTIVPTTSEKAMKMFIAGKVDACFTYEPYMTQAAADGGGRVAMTTGSSLAGYRDAIIAKNKTLEERPKDYEVLISAWYKAQEYVKNNPKKAYKLMASKETLSLEEFKNFYESFYFFTPNDNKTMFSSGILESQLNELNEFLLKNNLLKSPVNVNDIYIGKIINEVSN; encoded by the coding sequence ATGAAAAAAATTTTTCTGTTACTTTGTTTTGTAATAATTTTATTTACTGGGTGCAGACCATATAAAGAGCCTATAAGGATAGCTATCAATAACTGGCCTCCCTGTGAATTATGGTACATAGCAGAGAAGCAGGGTTACTTCGGAGATACTCCCGTTGAAATTATAAAATTTTCAACATGGTCAGACTCTATAAACTCCCTTTACGCTGGAAAAACAGACCTGGCACACTCTACATATCTGAATACAATAGAAAAGGCTTATAAAGGTGAAGATGCAAAAATAATACTGTCTAGTAGCCGTATAGATGGCGCAGATGGCCTCGTAGTAAAAAACTATATTGAGGATTTAAAGGAACTGAAAGGAAAAAAAATAGCTGTAGAGATAGGTACCGATGAGCATTTTTTACTTTATAAATCTTTTGAAAAGATAGGTATTTCAGATAAAGATGTTACCATTGTTCCGACAACATCTGAAAAAGCCATGAAAATGTTCATCGCAGGCAAAGTGGATGCATGTTTTACCTACGAACCCTACATGACTCAGGCTGCTGCCGATGGGGGTGGACGAGTAGCCATGACAACTGGAAGTAGTCTTGCTGGTTATAGAGATGCCATTATCGCAAAAAATAAAACTCTAGAAGAAAGACCCAAAGATTATGAGGTTCTCATAAGTGCATGGTACAAAGCACAGGAGTATGTCAAAAATAATCCAAAAAAAGCTTATAAACTGATGGCTTCCAAAGAAACTCTTTCTCTAGAAGAATTTAAGAATTTTTATGAAAGTTTTTATTTCTTCACTCCCAACGACAATAAAACGATGTTTTCCTCTGGTATACTAGAGTCACAATTAAACGAACTAAATGAATTTCTTCTGAAAAACAATCTTCTGAAGAGTCCAGTTAACGTAAATGATATTTATATAGGAAAAATAATCAACGAAGTATCAAACTAA
- a CDS encoding cobalamin adenosyltransferase, whose amino-acid sequence MHCLPDICYKSKICDLTNEIDILSSFAGQASGQCENQEMKEDLLKVLNLTYKLMGKLRDNCDFLTEDKMIMEDIEKKYDKKGREIRKHIFVLPQGSFLSSTLHICRAFSKKISRMYYKAKSEITFDTCEIEEAINMMSDIFYNMALCANHREGKDEIPVVLNPNKK is encoded by the coding sequence ATGCATTGTTTACCGGATATTTGCTATAAAAGTAAAATTTGTGATTTGACAAATGAAATAGATATACTTTCCTCCTTTGCAGGTCAGGCTTCAGGCCAGTGTGAGAACCAAGAGATGAAGGAAGACCTCCTAAAAGTATTAAACCTGACTTACAAGCTTATGGGTAAGCTCAGGGACAACTGTGACTTTTTAACCGAGGATAAAATGATCATGGAAGATATTGAAAAAAAGTATGATAAAAAAGGACGAGAAATAAGAAAGCATATTTTTGTTCTTCCCCAGGGAAGCTTTTTATCCAGCACACTCCATATATGCAGAGCATTTTCAAAAAAAATCTCCAGGATGTATTATAAGGCAAAGAGCGAGATCACCTTTGACACCTGTGAAATAGAGGAAGCTATAAACATGATGAGTGATATATTTTACAATATGGCCCTGTGTGCAAACCACAGAGAGGGTAAAGATGAGATCCCTGTGGTTTTGAATCCCAATAAAAAATAA
- a CDS encoding IS256 family transposase: MARLPKELVRDFVREGNFKSIKDIEEALKDIFKDTIQEALEAEIKEELGYSKYDLANKSTTNSRNGKYKKTVKSSAGNIDLLVPRDREGAYQPKIVEKHQRDISKLEDNILSLYGKGMSTRDISSHVQDIYGFEVSAESVSRITDKLIPLIQEWQSRPLDPVYPFIFLDAVHYSVKEENRILKKAAYVVLGVTLEGKKEILGIYIGENETSKFWLSVMTDLKNRGVKDILIASVDGLNGFDNAILSVFSQAQIQRCIVHQIRNTLKYVSYKDRKSFAHDLKSIYTAPSEEAGLTALNTIKDSWKAKYPYALRSWEVNWSQLSAFYEYTEEIKKVMYTTNVIENVHRQFRKVTKSKGVFPTDMYLLKQLYLVVIDLDKKWDRSFKRGWDQILGQLAIKYEDRLSEYLF; this comes from the coding sequence ATGGCTAGATTACCGAAGGAACTTGTCAGAGATTTTGTTAGAGAAGGAAACTTTAAATCTATTAAGGATATCGAAGAAGCTTTAAAGGATATTTTTAAAGATACTATCCAGGAAGCTTTAGAAGCCGAAATTAAAGAAGAGCTTGGATATTCCAAGTATGATTTAGCCAATAAATCTACTACTAACTCTAGAAATGGTAAGTACAAGAAAACTGTTAAATCAAGCGCTGGAAACATTGATCTCCTCGTTCCCAGAGACAGAGAAGGTGCATATCAACCTAAGATTGTTGAAAAACATCAAAGGGACATCTCTAAATTGGAGGATAATATTCTATCGCTTTATGGAAAGGGAATGAGTACTAGGGATATCAGCTCTCATGTTCAGGATATATATGGATTTGAAGTATCTGCAGAAAGTGTTAGTAGAATAACTGATAAATTAATTCCTCTTATTCAGGAATGGCAGAGTAGACCTCTTGATCCTGTATATCCATTCATTTTCCTTGATGCAGTCCACTATTCAGTCAAAGAGGAGAATAGAATCCTTAAAAAGGCTGCCTACGTTGTCTTAGGAGTTACTTTAGAGGGAAAAAAAGAAATTTTAGGAATATATATAGGTGAGAATGAGACCTCCAAATTCTGGTTATCAGTAATGACTGATCTTAAAAACAGAGGGGTTAAAGATATTCTCATAGCTTCTGTTGATGGTCTGAATGGATTTGATAATGCTATTCTGAGTGTATTTTCACAGGCTCAGATCCAGAGGTGCATAGTTCACCAAATAAGGAATACGCTAAAATATGTAAGCTACAAAGACAGAAAATCTTTTGCGCATGACTTAAAATCTATTTATACCGCCCCAAGTGAAGAAGCAGGACTAACTGCCCTTAATACTATCAAGGATTCCTGGAAAGCGAAATATCCATACGCTCTAAGGAGCTGGGAAGTGAACTGGAGTCAATTAAGTGCATTCTATGAGTATACAGAAGAAATAAAAAAGGTGATGTATACAACCAATGTGATAGAAAACGTCCATAGGCAATTCAGAAAAGTTACTAAATCCAAGGGGGTATTTCCTACAGATATGTATCTATTGAAGCAGTTATATCTTGTAGTAATTGATTTAGATAAGAAATGGGATAGAAGTTTTAAAAGAGGTTGGGATCAGATTCTTGGACAATTGGCAATTAAATATGAAGACAGACTCTCAGAATATTTATTCTAG
- a CDS encoding HD domain-containing phosphohydrolase: protein MKNKILIIDDEKMIREGLKKLLVLDDYEVLLGEDGIHGLEVLEKEQESIQVVILDVKMPRMDGMEVLQIIKKNYPGIEVIISTGHGAIETAIQALRFGAFDYTNKPIEYDELALIILRALDKQKVVKEKREAQMALRLSEEKYRTVVEQANDGIAIISQEIFEYVSPPLARILNYQVSELEGDLVVNNICPTNIPLFKDYVERGLTGKSEIVFLNGKKEKIYIELSSGCIEYRGQEAYLVMFRDITERKQSEEKIRYLSFHDALTGLYNRAYFEEEMQRLDTKRQLPISIIMGDVNGLKLSNDAFGHYTGDELLKAAAECIKKSCRKEDIISRWGGDEFVILLPTVTEKNVQRVCERILDECEKYDKLPFKISISLGEATKVDESQDLRDVLKAAEDKMYKNKLMSGKSIRNSIITSLKTTLYENSFETEEHSGRMVQLCKDFGELLGLPKSKIEELVVLAALHDIGKVAISDEILSKPGKLTSEEMEQVKKHCEIGYRIAKSCPEISHVAEGILSHHERWDGNGYPHKLKGEKIPYESRIISIIDSYDVMISDRPYKNRMNQEDAIKELKRCAGAQFDAYLVDKFIFLLNQ from the coding sequence ATGAAGAATAAAATTCTCATAATTGATGACGAAAAAATGATCAGGGAAGGTCTAAAAAAACTTCTGGTGCTAGATGATTATGAAGTTCTCTTGGGAGAGGATGGAATTCACGGACTTGAAGTGCTAGAGAAAGAGCAAGAAAGTATCCAGGTGGTAATATTAGATGTAAAAATGCCTAGAATGGACGGGATGGAAGTCCTGCAAATAATAAAAAAGAACTATCCTGGTATAGAGGTAATAATAAGTACCGGTCATGGAGCCATCGAGACAGCAATTCAGGCTTTGAGGTTTGGAGCCTTTGATTATACAAATAAGCCTATCGAATATGATGAACTGGCTTTAATAATTTTAAGAGCTCTAGACAAGCAAAAAGTAGTAAAGGAAAAACGTGAGGCTCAAATGGCTCTGAGATTGAGTGAAGAAAAATACCGTACAGTGGTGGAGCAGGCAAATGACGGGATAGCAATTATAAGCCAGGAGATATTTGAGTATGTCAGCCCCCCCCTAGCCAGAATATTGAATTATCAGGTTTCTGAACTAGAGGGGGATTTAGTTGTAAATAATATATGTCCAACGAATATTCCTCTTTTCAAAGACTATGTGGAGAGAGGGTTGACAGGGAAGTCGGAAATTGTATTTCTGAACGGGAAAAAGGAAAAAATATATATAGAGCTGAGCTCGGGTTGCATTGAGTATAGGGGTCAAGAAGCATATTTGGTTATGTTTAGAGACATCACAGAGAGAAAGCAGTCGGAGGAAAAAATAAGATATTTGAGTTTCCATGATGCTTTGACAGGCCTGTATAACAGGGCTTATTTTGAAGAAGAGATGCAAAGACTCGATACCAAAAGGCAACTCCCCATAAGTATTATTATGGGAGATGTAAACGGACTTAAGCTTTCTAATGATGCCTTTGGACACTATACAGGAGACGAATTACTCAAAGCAGCGGCAGAGTGTATAAAAAAATCCTGTCGCAAAGAAGATATCATCTCTCGGTGGGGTGGAGATGAGTTTGTAATTTTACTGCCCACAGTTACAGAAAAAAATGTTCAAAGAGTTTGCGAGAGAATACTCGATGAATGTGAAAAATATGATAAGTTACCCTTTAAAATAAGCATCTCGTTGGGCGAAGCTACGAAAGTCGATGAGTCACAAGATCTTAGAGATGTTCTTAAGGCCGCAGAAGATAAAATGTACAAAAATAAATTGATGTCTGGAAAAAGTATACGAAACTCAATAATAACATCTCTGAAGACAACTCTGTATGAAAATAGTTTTGAAACAGAGGAACACAGCGGAAGGATGGTTCAACTGTGTAAAGATTTTGGTGAATTATTGGGGTTACCTAAGTCTAAGATTGAAGAATTGGTTGTTTTGGCAGCACTACATGATATAGGCAAGGTGGCCATATCTGATGAAATACTCTCTAAGCCTGGAAAATTAACATCAGAAGAGATGGAACAGGTAAAGAAACATTGTGAGATAGGCTACAGAATCGCAAAATCCTGTCCAGAAATATCCCATGTAGCCGAGGGAATACTCAGCCATCATGAACGTTGGGACGGTAATGGATACCCACATAAGCTTAAGGGTGAAAAAATACCATATGAATCTAGAATAATATCTATAATTGACTCTTATGATGTGATGATCAGCGACCGTCCATACAAAAATAGAATGAATCAGGAAGATGCCATAAAAGAGCTTAAACGTTGTGCAGGTGCACAATTTGATGCCTACTTGGTTGATAAGTTTATATTTCTATTAAACCAGTAA
- a CDS encoding ferritin-like domain-containing protein encodes MGTRGREIVDLDVNELLKLLNSAYADEWLAYYQYWIGAQVVKGPMREATVAELLQHATEEFTHAQWVSDRIIQLGGTPPISFEEILEKTHCGYDAPADPYVEEILKQNIKGEQCAISVYKNIMDVTKDKDMVTYNMALKILEQEEEHEEDLQAIFEDIEIMRERFKG; translated from the coding sequence ATGGGAACAAGAGGCAGAGAGATTGTGGATCTAGATGTAAATGAACTTCTGAAACTATTGAACAGCGCCTATGCAGATGAATGGCTTGCATATTATCAGTATTGGATAGGAGCTCAGGTTGTAAAGGGACCTATGAGAGAAGCTACAGTTGCAGAGCTGTTGCAGCACGCTACCGAAGAATTTACTCATGCACAGTGGGTCAGTGACAGGATAATCCAGCTGGGTGGAACTCCACCAATTTCTTTTGAAGAGATACTAGAGAAGACTCATTGTGGCTATGATGCCCCTGCTGATCCATATGTAGAAGAAATATTGAAACAGAATATCAAAGGGGAACAGTGTGCAATAAGTGTATATAAAAATATAATGGATGTTACAAAAGATAAAGATATGGTGACTTATAACATGGCTCTTAAAATACTTGAACAGGAAGAGGAGCACGAAGAAGATCTTCAGGCTATTTTCGAAGATATTGAAATCATGAGAGAAAGATTTAAAGGCTAA